ctcaggtcgacctgtcgctgtgaaaagctgttttttgttgtTTCCTTATTGCTTTAGCTTTAGATAACATATAAAAGGTTTGTTGGTTATTTCATTTGGTAACAACAAGAAAAGTGAAAGATATACACAAGGTTCTTATCATCTTCAAGCTCTCATTCATCCATTGACAACTACACATAACAATTTTTGTTAATCAAGGTGAAGAGAGTGTGTTGATAACGTCTGACGGTAGATTGAGTTCTTGTTCGAGTTAAGAGATTGtgggtttttcttgaataaaatctgagggtctTGTCCTCTAAGATCATTGGGATTTGGGGGTTTTTGACGATTCTTCGCTTCATCAATATTTAGTCGTGCTTAAGGGATTGAGGAATCATGGGTTCGCTCAACAAGGTAGCAACAATCGGAGGATAGAGAAGGAAGAATCGGGGTCACGATATTTGGAATTAAATCAGCCGAGCAGAGGGTTTGAGAATTGGATTCTCAGTAAGGTAGCTACAACTGGAGGTTTATCAAAGATTCGTGGCACACTTGGTTCATCTcgaatcaagggaagagaagaacattgtttcaattttTTTGCATTTGTTGTTGGTAATTGGTAATTTTTCTTCTCTTGTAAACACTTTGCATTCAATACCATATATCCTAATTCTAAGTTTAGGATTAGAGGCAGACGTACCCTACGCGAGGACGACaaggggaactgcctaaacaaatcgtATGTTCCTTTTTCTTTATCCCTTTTTACTTTCTTCTAGCATAATTTGTGTTCGTGTGAGCTGTTAGAATTTGGTGAATtttgcacaccaagtgtttgacaAAATTACACACATACAAATTATTGTTGTTACTTTACTATAGATCATTGGTAGTAATATTCTAAAGTGACACAAGTAAgtcaattgataaaataaaacgtTGATTCATTTTTTCATCACTTCGGTTTAGCATATCCGGTCTTTTCAATAAAGGATTGTTTGTAGACGATTTCAAAATCCGAGAAGCTTTCGCTTAAAATTTAAAAAGCGCGTAAAGTAGAAAGAAGGATCTATTCAGCCCCCCCTTTTAGATCCGTCACATCGTCTAACACACTGGTCCCTCCTTCATGAAACGTGTCATTAAGATTATTCAATTCTTGAAAAGTGCCCAAATCATCAAAAGTACCTTTTACACCATTATTCAAATCATTCAAATTGTCATTATCTTCAATATTTAAGTCATCCAAATTGTCCTTTTGTCCTACCTCACATTCAACATCCTTTTCGTTGGGTCCTACATTGGCTTCCAAAGAGAGTATTGGTTCTTCTATATAGTCATGTTGTAATATTGGATGAACCACATATAAATGCACAACCTGTTTAGTGTGGGCTAtggttttcattttatttgttcCTCTATCATCTTCCAACAAAATCTCATTATCAGCTATGGTATCATAATATCATAAACTCTCCACTTTTGGATATCCTAAATCTTTTATACCACTAAGTATCTCAAAAGAACTCCTGTAATTATGGTCTACTGACCAAACCTCTTCTAACCCCTCGTAACCTAATTTCTTAAACACAACAAACACATCCACGTGATAGACCACACACTTAAACCTATCAATCATGACCTAAACGGACAAAATAATGATGATATCAGAGATTGAATGTTTGCTTTTGAAAGAAGGTTAAGAAGAAACGTTTGTACCTTAAAAGAAAACTGATTGGAGAACGGAGATGAACACTCGTACGTAGCTTGGGAGAAAACTTGATGAATAATGGAGGTGAACACTCGTCGTCTTCAAGTATCACAGATTAAAGATGAACATTGCTCTAGGGTTTCTAATGTTGGATGTTATAGAAAAATGTGCTGGCAAATGAAGCGTCACAAAATTGTTTTCCTAACTTTCGATTTTATGTTTCacgaataaatttaaaaattgccAAAATGTTATTATATATTAttgtaaaaataaaacataaaccaTGTCACATATTCCAATGTCATGTATAAggattttaatgtttttcataaaaaactTAACAACCGGGATTTAAAAGGCTAACGGAATTGCCTTAAAGGACTATAATGATCCGTTCTTTACTCTTAAAGGACCAATAAAAAACTATATAAATTAAGTTAAGAGACTAAAATAATAGTTAAGCCCAAAAATATATATGATTGTCAATAGAAACAAAGTTTCATGATATTCAACTTTTAAAGGGCTGAGATCGTTCCTAGAGTCACTTCTGAGTTCTGACTGCAAGAATATGTTTCCTTACTATGGGGAGTATGACAATTGCAAGACTCATTCTATCTAATGAGTAGTTTTTTCAAAATGTAGTTTGGCGTGAAAAACAAGTCTAACGTATTATTTATAATTTGTGATCGTAAATTCAAACTTCCCATCAAAGAGTAAGGGTAACGTATTATTTATAATTTGTGATCGTAAATTCAAACTTCCCATCAAAGAGTAAGGGAATCAGAGAGCAAGGGAATCCAACTATGTTGCTTTTGTAACTTCCCatcaaagaataaataaaaatgaagagtGTTTTATAATGCACCACTTTGATTAATGATCTATagtaaatcaatttttaaaagtcACTTTGAAATCCCAACAGTCTCATCCTAGTTTTTCCAAATTATCTGAGAATAAACATGGCAATCTCAGCAAACATTACATATTATCAGCCTAATTATAAAAGAACATTGTCTGAAATATTAATCTAATTAATCTGAAAACAAACACCACAATCTTAGAAACATTTGCATATTACCAACTTGTCTATGAAAAATTAAACAAATCATTATAGATGATTTGACAGAAAAGGTGTCATCATAACAAGCAACATTGATATGTGACACTCACTATTTCTACATTGCTTCATAGAGAAAGTTACAACAAGAGATATAACATCTTGTTCATGACTTTCCATTATGATAAACACATCACTTCTTGAAAACAAAGTTTACTTTTCTTATCAAAGTACAACACCGCCTTTtctttcccacaacaaacagaatCTCGCCACAAGAAACATAATCAAACCATAAACAATTTTCATAATTGTAATTTATACATGTCTAAAACTCCAAATCAGCCCATGGCATACTTCTGAGTCCAGCTGCGTGCAGTTGCTTCATACTTGGTCCTGTCGGTTTTGTACATATGAGCAATCTCCGGTACAAGAGGGTCATCAGGATTTGGATCAGTCAGCAGTGAGCAGATAGAAAGCAGTACCTGGTATGTGAGCAAAACATAATTGTAATTATAGAACTTATGTTAAAATTCATCTTGATACATCGACATAGATGAATGAATTCCACATGCAATAAATGATGGTGATCAAATGTATACAAAAGCTTGGAGACTGATGGCAATGTTGGAAGAATTAAGATTCTAAATTCTTGCACAACATAGtatgagaaaaaataaaattaccaACAGCAGAAACACAATTTGTGCAAAAGTATGCCAGGCCTGCTCCAAGAAAAATACTTGACCCTGCCATGTAGCATCGGACACAGAAATACAAAACCAATCTCTACCAAATTAAGCCGACACTAAGGCCATAAATAGACCAACCAACCACATCTAAAAATCAATCCTCTTGGTATAAGGAGGGATGAATAGAAATAGTGAAACCTTGTAAGCTAGACCACTTAGGAAACCATGGTAGAGGACTAAAGGCTGGGTAGAGCTGTGATTCCGTCGAATGTTCTAACATTGAGAGCAAAGACGCTGAAATAGAGGCGGCCAAGTGGTTACTACTTAGAGATACAAGATGTAGAGCACCACCATAGCTCTATTTCTAGGGATGTATGCATTAAGGGTTTGAGGGGTTTTTGGAAGAGCTTTTGTGAGCTCAATGTTTTTCAATAATACTGTAGTATTTGAAAGAGCATACGAAAATAGCTTATGGCATGCCCCAAGGATGTCAATAGCTGCCAATAGCAGGGAGGAGGAGCTGGTGGGCACAATCGCTTTTTAAAGGATGGATCTTAGGCTAATAAGGAAAGCCAGGGGAAAGATTCAAGTCTCCAGATGTGGTGTCGCATATTAGAGTTGTGGCTATCACAGCGGCAAATCAAGACAGATAATGGTCTCAATAGTGGCCAACTGGCAGTCACTAACGAGGCTGTCAAGATCAAAGTGAgattaaatcaaatgaaaaactgaAATTAGATGATATGGTTTTCTTCTTCAACCCCCAAAGCAAACACGGCCTGAAGAAACTGAGATCATAAAATCTTGTGATACTTAATGACACATTCTTTAAAAACAAGACTAGCAGCATAGTCAATGAATCACGTGTATAGTATATTTAACCACAGTCTGACAATCGAACCTACCGGTTCAATGTCTGATCTAGTTATGATTACCTCTGTCCAACCAAAACATATCTGATTTAAATGAAGACATATAACAAAATGGGAAATTAAAAATAGTTAGATAGCTTATATCTAGTACAAATTATACCATAACAATAACATTACAAGCCCGGTACAAAAATATGGGCCATAAATGTTTTATAAATGGTTTCCTCCTTTTGGTATTTTTCCCATAAAATTATTATTCGTCTTTACTCTCAAGTTGATTTAATAATGCTAATACCTTTATGGAAATATCGATATCATAATTTAACATGCTATTCAAGCATAAATATCCATGTGTCGGAAAACGTTAAAGGGAAAAAAATGCCAAAACAAAACCTTGGAGATGGTCAGTGCAGGGCTCCATTGCTCCTTCAGGATATCAAGACAAATACTCCCGTTGCTATTGATGTTAGGATGAAAAACCTTAGTCCTGAATGCAACCTggtaaaacaaaataaacatcatcaacatataataatataataaacaaaGAACTCACAAATATCGTACCGATAACATTCACATCCATTACCTTAGGAGGCTTGAAAGGATAATCCGGAGGAAAATGAATGGTAACCAAAAAAACACCTCCAGCATAAGGACTATCAGCCGGACCCATAATTGTTGCTTGCCAATGGAACATGTCCTCAGCAACCGGAcctataaacaaacaaaaacaaacacaaatCCAAACTCAACATCAATCACACagtcaaatcaaaacaacatcaaacacaaccacccaaatcaacaacaacaacaacaaaaaacccaCCTGCGCTGCACGACGTAGGTGGATCCTTCTGCAAGTCCTTGAGCTCCTTCAGGATGCGCTTTGAAGCCATGGATGCGACGCTGGAGTTTCAGATCTGAAGGAAAAACGAGATCAAAACAGAAccctaaaaacaaaacaaaaaatgagagaaacaaaacaaaacaaaagagagAACTAATAATGGTTAACCTTAAGGTGAGGCTATGGGAGGATACGGAATGAGAGATCCAACAAGAACAGACGCAGCGTGAATCCCTCACTCGCCTTCCCAATCCCAACCCCTTCTTTTTTATATTTCACCTTTTCTTCACAATAACTCTACAAAAGCTGCTCTCGATAATACCCACAAATCAACATTTCAGCATCCATATATACTCTCTCCAAATTACTATCTTGTCCATTTCTTCCCTTTTTATTCCATCTTTTGTCCCTTGTGCAAATATGCTCTTTCTATATATGCTTTTCTTTTTCCCTTCATGAGATTCATTATCCATATATGGACCCTTCAATTAAAAGTTGACCAAGTAATTAAGTTaagttttcttttaataattttttttggaaagagATTTAACTAAATTCTTTCTTAGTACATAGAGTAAATAGATTCTCTTCAGATTTGAAAGAGCAATATATttctttatataattatttagttGGTTAATATCGTCTAATGTATGTATTATCAAAAGAGTTAGAATGACGATATGTGTTTgtacatttatataatttatagCAATGAGATGGAGAAGTAAGACGCACCTTGTGTGAGTAGTTGTAGATGTATATACATTTTTATAGTgtgttatataattttttaatagtaTGTGTTTGATATTAATGTTTTATATGAAAATGTAGTCATGATTGAATAGATATCATTTTGAATGGAATTTTCCTTAATATGATCTTTTTGACATGTTTTATGGTTGAATGTGTATAGTTGTTTAGAGGAAAGTAACTTATTTGAACTtatactaattaaaaaaaatcgaaTAACACTAAAATCATAAAAGAAAAATCTTTTATTGGCTAAAGGAAATAAAACATATATGTAAATAAATATAAGAGTTTCTTAGAGTTTGAGAAGTAGaatatctatttttaaatttggcTTAAATATATCAATCGTctttgtaagttagcgagttttatTTTCGTCTTTGTACCTTTTTTTAAATGATCTCTTTATGTTAAAATTTATTTGGTAGTTGGCCCTAATGTTGAAATGCATGTTATAGTCGAAGTATGTTCAAGCACGCACGTGTCGAaggtgtgcatgttgtagtcgaagcgTGTTATAGCATATTGTTGTATAAGTTAGCTTGTAGTTTGTAAATAGGTTGATCTCTCAAGTTGTTGATGAGGGTTAAGGTTGGTTGATATTTGCTTGTAATCAACTTGCGTTAATTGAGAAAGTAAATAGTAAAATGGTTTTAACCAATCAtgttttttattcttcttcttctctcttctctccctTTCGTAAACTGGAGGGTTTCTTGTGTTTGTTCAAGAAAACACAATCTCTCTCATAGTCTTTATTCATTCTTAGTGTGGTGATTGTCAAAACAAACTGGTGTGGTGAGCATGGATTAAGATGTTGTCAATAAAGTATGAGATTGAGAAATTCATCGGCGTGAATGATTTCGGTTTGTGGCGTTTAAAGATgcaagccctactggttcagcaaggTTTGTTAGAAACGTTaaaaggattgaagaagatggaTGTTGCGTTAACAGAGAAGGGGAAGACAATGATGATCGAGAAAGCCCACAATACCATCATATTGAGCCTTGGTGACAAGGTTCTCCAGCAGGTCTCAAAGAAGAAGATGACAACAAGTGTGTAAAGCAGACTCGATTGGGGTGTACATGACTAAATCCATGGTAAATCGCTTATGCATGCAGCAGGTTATGTAttcattcaagaagaataaaGATATAGTTTTGACGGAGCAGTTGGATACATTCAACAAGTTGGTCCTTGAGCTGTAGAATATCGAGGTTAGTATCGATGATGAAGATtaaatgttgttattgttgtgttcTTTACCTAAGTctcatgctcatttcaaagaaATTATCTTATATGGAAGATATTtgttgacctttgaagaagttcaatcagccgaGTACTTTGAGGATTTGAACGAACAAAAGGAAGCCATCGTCTCTTAGTGAATGTTTGTTTGTTAATGGGAAATTCATGaagaaaaatggcaagtttgagaagaagaagaagaagaagaagaagaagaagaagaagaaaaaggagaagaCTAAAGGTTAGCATAAATCTTTTGTTGGTGATGCTCCTGAAATTATGAGTTATCACTATAAGAATTGAGGCCACATAAGAAAGGTATGCCCTTAATGCCTATATAATCATGAAGGTAAGGATAATAGCAACACATCTATTATGCGAAATGATATTTAATCATTTGATGTCATTATGGTTTCAAACAGTGACTCTAACAATGAGTGGATTGTGGATTCAGGGtgtacttggcacatgactccaaacaaagacttattTGAGTAATTATGTGATCAATATGGTGGATCAATTTGGTGTGTCGATGTGTCGAGATGACGCTTATCTCATGAGACACACCTAAAGAAGATTCTCGACAAATTTGGTGTGTCGAATTTAAAACATGTTGTAACACCGACGAATCCTCAATTAAAGTTGAGTACGACTTAAAGTGCTAGTACTGAAGTCGAAATAGTTCATATGAATAACATTATGTATTCTAGTATACATGGATGGAAAAACGGGACGGGCTCGTCAGGGCGACCCGTTTAGACCCACGATTTTTTGCAGACTGGGTCGATGTTTTCGACTATGTGCCTTAAGTTTGCCTGCCCACGCCTAACCAGCTATAAAACGGGGCAGAGGCGAGGAGGGCGGGTTTTACCCGCGGGCTTTttgctatttttttatttagaattaaaatttaaaagtgCATTGAAGAGTCCAAttcactaatttttttaattggtaaaaaactaaattttatttttttacatccTTCCAAAACTAGGTTTTCCCCAAACTAGGTTTCTTGACATTTGTTTCATCCGTCGTCATGCCTATTATTCCACTCCACCGATCATCTAAGCCACTACTTCTATTTTTTGGGTCATGATCAAAGGATGTCAAGGTGTCAAATTTAATAACATGACACTTTTGATAACTCTCCACCGGATGTCCATATTATAAAAACCATTATTGGTTTGAAAggtattatcatatagatcacgCTTATAAAATTTTACATCAATAAAAAACCATTTGGTATGTCAAAGAGAATGATAAAAATTAACGGTTTTCATGAATTTCTGTGAGACGTTAATTTTTATGCATCTTGTTGACATGTCAAATGATTTTCGATTGATGTTAAATTCTATAGACGTGATCTTTATGATAGTACCTTTCAATCTATGGTAGATTTTGTTATACCAATATACGGTAAAGATTTATCGGGAGTGTCATGTTACAAAGTTTGAAGCCTAGGTGTCATTTGATTATGACCTTATAtgcatgtgtgtgtgtgtgtgtgtgtgtatatatatatatatatatatatatatatatatatatatatatatatatatcaaactaTGTTCATTATAATATTATCAACTATTGTGGCTGTTAGTACTCACGTTCACGTTGTTTCTATATTTtactagtttttatttttatggtaATGTAGCGGAATCATGTAGCGGAATCTCAACATTAAAATAAAGTAACAATTATCCATCACGTTTCATCATTCGTGATTTAAATCtcaaatcaacttcaaaccaTTAACGGTAACTCAAAGAATCATATTCTCAAACAATTAAAGTATTCAAATCATACGATCCCAacccgatgttacatatcagagcaagaccctttATTCAACAGAAAAACTAAACGACTCCAGAGCTATCCTTACTCCTTAATAAGCTAGTCTTGTTCAATTGTGTGTTACCCAtgtggaggtaacattcaaatagaaagggtgagtaaatcataatcattataaaagGCATAAGGGATAGATATAGTAGTTATATCatgaaacaacaacaatataatatCATTTAGTGCATTCTATAACATAACAACAATCACTAGTTCTTCACGTCAAAACATTATAATCCAAGAATCAATCAAACACATCACTTAAAACATACAAAATATCATACTCTAAGAATCAATCAAAGACATCACTTAACCCAAGTTTTATGCAATGCCACAAATAATAAAATGTAACTTCataagactcatgcatgtggtaccaaaacttcACTGATGACTTAGTCATCTTTATCTCCAAAGACCCCCACCGATAGGATTGATTCCCGCTATGAACCAAAACACTTCACCAAAATTTCACTCAATCCGCACTATGGGATTGAGGCCATCACTGGACCGTATCGTCCTATATACATCATTGGATCAATATCCTGCAAAACATTACTGGGCTATTCGTCCTAACAAATGCTATGAATCCATGATGCACAACAACATATAAAATACGACCACATCTAGTTAAGACACATCACCATTCATCATCTTAATCATGCATCATCGCATACTTCATAATACACACATCATCATTGCAACAACATCAATTCATCGTGGAACATACATCGAGTCACAGCGAGACATGGTTAAATCAATTCATAATAGCAAGCATTACCTATTGGTATATCACCATATGGTCTCATCATATAGTCATAAGAAAAACACACATCATTGTCACAATAACATCACATCATCATAAGGAAGACACACACCAAGTTATATCATGTCATGATTACGTCAATTCATAGCAAAAAACATGCCTACTTTGTTATCactacatagttcatcacttaatacTAATACCAACGCTATATAACTACATCCTATGTGTAACTcgatgaactgactttatcgaaatgtgcggatagcaagagtcgccaccgacttttattttatccaaattaattagaaaggctaaaagaaacaggaaaaaaccttttaaataaaatagggttcggggggtaattatgcaaagggaaggtgtaaggcaccctttgcatccatggttttccatgggctcataactgctttgctctttgttttcagaaatgtagaagaaaaagaatagggactttagctcgtaaatgagcgtagtccttttgaaggattatgagaaagaatataaaaagtttagagcaaggcaaagcaattaggggcaattaacTTAAACTTatatgataggtttcttttagcctttcaggatgaaagggtctatccatgccatgagatggcaggaagcctttcgtttggatgtaaacgggtcatcgcattatcgttcgccataagactgacccatgccatagagaggcaggtagtctaaggggaaggatcagaatagcctttttcgtaggcaaccagaggatacctcagccttttcgtaggcaacttccgagggtcgagatcatgtatatcgaaggcagcatcattagggaccataattctaatcgaggcaacatggctgaggtatcctcgtattcgagggactggctattctgcaaaaaaaacacaaggcaacaaggcagcaggcaacaggcaacaggcaacagagaggtttacccaaaagtgtgcgtgtgtgcaccaatcatgtgattatattcagaaaattatcttataattaattatctaaattcattagaggcttgcactccctaggattactaaccacatagTTTAATATAAAtagtaataatggggaagggaaattgaaaccagcggaggagaggggaattgaaaccagcgggataacacaaatgggtttgaaacaagtaataatataattgagattagggtttagggctaccgatactcgacgctttggcaattgacaaaccctgaaaaggtgggaaaaatggcaaaccaaaaaaatggggtgagtgcattatcggttcggaggcgaacactgctaaccctaataataaaaaaaaataaagaagttaagaatgaataaataaaaaggcacttagctttgcattttgaatttgatctgacatggttggcggtcggaggaagcctcagggttaaccctgaaaaatggcaagggcagaaaaatagatggagtgaatgtatgcacagttcagaaaatataagggcaaaccctaaaatcaaaggaaacaaactagactttaaaatttaaatgaatcgagtacttagcttcgtatttgacgtggcgcgtagtcggaaggtacCTAAAAagccaaccctgaaaaggcacagaaaaaagaAACATTTTCAGTGTAGGGCTGATTCTCATATACCATGATTCGGGCGTTTAAATAAGATAAAggctcgatttaattaattattggtttcgcaacctaattaattaaatcgagaaaaGCAAATAAAATCAGACAGAAAAACATTTCTGatgaatttttggaattaaaataaagcGTATACGaattattgaaaatataaatataatatctatataatattaagaaaataatttaaataaatattcttatttattataaaataaaataaaagaataaaagaaaaaatatatatatgtatgtaagaaaataatttaaataatataaatatattaaagaaaataaataaataaaaataaatgttattattatttaaaaaaggtttttaaaataaataatgtatatagtttttagtaaataaaagagaagaaaacaaataaacacacacacacacatatctatatatatatatatatatatatatatatatatatatatatatatatatatatatatatatatatatatatatatatatatatatatatatatatatatatatatatatatatatatatatatatatatatatatatatatatatatatatatatatatatatatatatatatatatatatatatat
The Vicia villosa cultivar HV-30 ecotype Madison, WI linkage group LG6, Vvil1.0, whole genome shotgun sequence genome window above contains:
- the LOC131609480 gene encoding ubiquitin-conjugating enzyme E2 28-like is translated as MASKRILKELKDLQKDPPTSCSAGPVAEDMFHWQATIMGPADSPYAGGVFLVTIHFPPDYPFKPPKVAFRTKVFHPNINSNGSICLDILKEQWSPALTISKVLLSICSLLTDPNPDDPLVPEIAHMYKTDRTKYEATARSWTQKYAMG